In Paenibacillus sonchi, a single genomic region encodes these proteins:
- a CDS encoding phosphopantetheine-binding protein gives MQLPENEAEEFLLQVWRELLGIDNIGTEQNFFDIGGNSHLIVQLQARIEQKYMKRVKVIDLFRCKTVRAMADYIQGNAQEPGQADAKTKTGKTQDDISDIMQLLDEYSEGETSVEEILKKLGE, from the coding sequence ATGCAATTGCCGGAGAATGAGGCGGAGGAATTTTTGCTGCAGGTGTGGCGCGAATTGCTGGGAATAGACAACATCGGGACGGAACAAAATTTCTTCGATATCGGCGGAAATTCGCATCTGATCGTCCAGCTTCAAGCCAGAATCGAACAGAAATACATGAAGCGGGTCAAGGTCATTGATCTGTTCCGGTGCAAAACGGTCCGCGCCATGGCAGATTACATCCAGGGGAATGCTCAGGAACCCGGACAGGCTGACGCCAAAACCAAAACCGGAAAAACACAGGATGACATCAGCGATATCATGCAGCTTCTGGATGAATACAGCGAAGGCGAAACCTCCGTCGAGGAAATCCTAAAGAAACTGGGAGAGTGA
- a CDS encoding type I polyketide synthase: MEKKDEIYSYILQEVGSGHLDKSIAAHLIQYLRQDQGKEADTDIAVIGVASRFSNTGSTSEVEQLLTLGVDSIQELPAGRKEQADLFLPLFQVEKDRAQYDKAGYLSEIDPFDFAFFNISPREASLMDPNQRLFLQLAWEAIEEAGYGGTQLTGSKTGVFIGYSSDFGEEYKKGIQMLVPEAMGVAIPGNIKSVIASRISHHLDLKGPAVVFDTACSSSLVAVHFACRQLIEGSCDLALAGGIKLQLFPLKSHVHLKIGIESSDEKTKTFDDSSNGTGKGEGAGAVLLKPLKKALQDRDHIHAVIKGSAINQDGNSIGITAPNSQAQEEVLCQAWEEAGINPEDLSYIEAHGTGTRLGDPIEIEGIDRAFSRYTQKKQFCAIGSMKTNIGHLDHAAGIAGLVKVIYSLKSKKLFPSLHFMKPNQTINFSTSAVYVNDRLQEWTTPGVPRLAGISSFGLSGTNCHMVLEEAPPPPQKQHHGETLYLLPLSAKEENVLRELAAAYIRLLDGSSQIDLEDLCYTASTGRRHYNHRLAIVFTGYQDLLNQLERLTEREKQALTPALQSAQQLKGMEHSEKENSYLAIAELYVSGGTIDWEDMYKGKACNRLSLPVYPFQKTRCWLKPEAQAEPKRSASGGMSILCLHMLPGKHRSKSLMQSACRPRRLGC, encoded by the coding sequence GTGGAAAAAAAGGACGAGATCTATTCCTATATCTTACAAGAAGTCGGGTCCGGGCATCTGGATAAAAGCATTGCCGCGCACCTGATTCAATACCTCCGGCAGGATCAGGGAAAAGAGGCGGATACAGACATTGCAGTCATCGGGGTGGCTTCCCGCTTCAGCAATACCGGCAGCACATCAGAAGTAGAACAGCTCCTTACCCTGGGTGTGGATTCCATTCAGGAACTCCCTGCCGGCAGGAAGGAACAGGCCGACCTGTTTCTCCCCCTGTTTCAGGTAGAGAAGGATCGCGCACAGTATGACAAGGCCGGATATCTATCCGAGATCGATCCCTTTGATTTTGCATTTTTTAATATTTCCCCCAGAGAAGCAAGCCTCATGGACCCGAATCAACGCCTGTTTTTACAGCTGGCCTGGGAGGCCATTGAGGAAGCCGGTTATGGGGGAACCCAATTAACAGGCAGCAAAACAGGCGTCTTTATCGGCTACAGCTCGGATTTCGGCGAGGAATATAAGAAAGGCATTCAGATGCTCGTACCGGAAGCCATGGGCGTAGCCATTCCCGGGAATATCAAATCAGTCATTGCCAGCCGGATTTCCCACCACCTGGATTTGAAGGGACCGGCGGTTGTATTTGACACAGCTTGCTCGTCGTCGCTTGTCGCCGTTCACTTTGCGTGCAGACAGCTCATCGAAGGCTCCTGCGATCTGGCATTGGCGGGAGGGATCAAGCTGCAGCTGTTCCCGTTAAAGAGCCATGTCCATTTGAAAATCGGCATTGAGTCATCCGATGAGAAAACTAAAACCTTCGATGACAGCTCCAATGGAACCGGAAAAGGCGAAGGAGCCGGAGCCGTTCTGTTGAAGCCTTTGAAAAAAGCTTTGCAGGACAGGGATCATATCCATGCCGTTATCAAAGGCAGCGCGATCAATCAGGACGGCAATTCCATTGGCATCACGGCCCCCAATTCCCAAGCGCAGGAAGAAGTGCTCTGCCAGGCGTGGGAAGAGGCCGGGATCAATCCGGAAGACCTCTCCTATATCGAAGCACATGGCACAGGAACCAGACTTGGTGATCCCATCGAAATCGAAGGAATCGACCGGGCCTTTTCCCGTTATACGCAGAAAAAGCAGTTTTGCGCCATTGGATCGATGAAAACGAATATTGGCCATCTTGATCATGCAGCGGGGATTGCCGGGCTTGTCAAGGTGATCTATTCCCTTAAGAGCAAAAAGCTGTTTCCTTCACTTCATTTCATGAAACCCAATCAGACGATCAATTTCAGCACCTCTGCCGTGTATGTAAATGACCGGCTTCAGGAATGGACAACCCCGGGAGTGCCGCGGCTTGCGGGTATCAGCTCGTTTGGACTAAGCGGAACCAACTGTCATATGGTATTGGAGGAAGCGCCGCCGCCCCCGCAGAAGCAACATCATGGGGAGACGCTGTACCTGCTCCCGCTGTCCGCCAAGGAAGAAAATGTGCTGCGGGAACTGGCTGCAGCGTATATCCGGTTGTTAGATGGAAGCAGCCAGATCGATCTGGAAGATCTCTGTTATACCGCCAGTACGGGGCGCAGGCATTACAACCACCGGTTGGCAATTGTCTTCACGGGGTATCAAGATCTGCTTAACCAACTGGAGCGGCTGACAGAACGGGAGAAGCAGGCACTGACACCGGCGCTTCAGTCAGCCCAGCAGTTGAAGGGAATGGAGCACTCAGAGAAAGAGAACTCCTATCTTGCTATAGCGGAACTGTATGTCTCCGGGGGGACAATCGATTGGGAGGATATGTACAAGGGTAAGGCCTGTAATCGTTTGAGCCTGCCGGTCTATCCTTTTCAGAAAACGCGCTGCTGGCTCAAACCGGAAGCACAGGCTGAACCCAAGCGCTCCGCTTCGGGGGGAATGTCCATCCTTTGCTTGCACATGTTGCCGGGGAAACACCGGAGCAAGTCACTTATGCAGTCCGCATGTCGGCCAAGGAGGCTTGGGTGCTGA
- a CDS encoding KR domain-containing protein — protein sequence MLAHVAGETPEQVTYAVRMSAKEAWVLNEHKVGSEYVLPGTAYVELLLEIGRQQGGRSVIKDLAFLQPFSVQEGETRELQITLKKGNGDNGFIITSKDYADGTWRRHAEGKLCLPSQARKPYDLSALLEAFHTYPKITGVESSGDFITTGARWNNIKELRAGAEECLVAVGLGEAFREEAAHYHYHPALLDNAINIAIRSIDDQLYLPFYYQEIRVYGRIPADIYSVVRRQDRGQGNQTATFDIDILNPAGEVLAEIEGYTIKQVQVHGPAGMYYEKDWMVQESPPSPDVDSETSRETVAVFTGEGEIADRLLEQIRAQYGQVMEISGRKLQSREDYQLLWDRLKAGNVGTIIHLMSLTGREIATEAELHEAGERGFYSLYSLLDSLFVQPSSRDLKLVLVCDEANQVTGEEAVLHPHHGCLLGLGKVAREEFPQVHIRLVDVDGRTPPGRIVNEFSLREAPYQVAYRNGQRYVERLREASLAPDEEHPGIREGGVYVITGGTGGLGLEIGKQMSRMSRVKLHLIGRRELPARENWAEIVAAGAEAQRIRQITAVQEMERNGAEVQIHAADVAGEGQMRSLLERIRSGSGGIRGVIHAAGVAGEGLLVRKSAGQIREVLSAKVTGTWVLDQLTKEDELDFFMMFSSMNTVTGGMGQSDYVAANSYLDLYADWMRKQGRKGITVNWPLWQEVGMAQAYEVDNRQSVFESLTPRQGAAIYAELLQCGRSRIIVGQLKRQLARDTVGQSLMNDYVLSDTLASAFRTRIEHRQEETERQVSDPLPVRILDKDEAELSATEREVAMIWGQVLGVDEIGLSAKFNNMGGNSILAVDLFRRLEAKYGKIVNISDVFTYATIAEMADYLDTRQQQQNGTSAAEPSTLALLQRLANQEISMNEALETYKTKSGGVS from the coding sequence TTGCTTGCACATGTTGCCGGGGAAACACCGGAGCAAGTCACTTATGCAGTCCGCATGTCGGCCAAGGAGGCTTGGGTGCTGAATGAGCATAAGGTGGGGAGCGAGTATGTGCTGCCCGGTACGGCGTACGTCGAGCTGCTGCTGGAGATCGGGAGGCAGCAGGGCGGGCGGTCCGTCATCAAAGATCTTGCCTTTTTGCAGCCGTTCTCTGTGCAGGAAGGGGAGACTCGCGAGCTGCAGATCACCTTGAAAAAAGGGAACGGTGATAACGGGTTTATTATCACCAGCAAGGATTACGCGGACGGCACCTGGCGTAGACACGCGGAGGGGAAATTATGCCTTCCTTCGCAGGCTCGCAAGCCGTACGACCTTTCTGCTCTACTGGAAGCCTTCCACACGTATCCGAAGATAACGGGCGTCGAATCCAGCGGAGACTTTATTACCACCGGAGCAAGATGGAACAATATCAAGGAGCTGAGGGCGGGGGCAGAGGAATGTCTGGTGGCCGTCGGGCTTGGCGAAGCGTTCCGGGAAGAGGCTGCTCATTACCATTACCATCCGGCGCTGCTTGACAATGCGATCAATATCGCCATCCGCAGCATCGATGACCAGCTGTATCTGCCTTTTTATTATCAGGAAATCCGGGTCTATGGCCGGATTCCCGCCGACATCTACAGCGTGGTGAGAAGGCAGGACCGGGGACAGGGCAATCAGACGGCAACCTTTGATATTGACATCCTGAATCCGGCGGGTGAGGTGCTTGCCGAGATTGAAGGCTATACGATCAAGCAAGTGCAGGTCCATGGACCGGCAGGGATGTATTACGAAAAGGACTGGATGGTGCAAGAGAGTCCCCCTTCACCCGATGTGGACAGCGAGACCTCCCGGGAGACGGTCGCAGTCTTCACAGGAGAGGGGGAGATTGCGGACCGGCTCCTGGAGCAGATTCGTGCACAGTATGGACAGGTGATGGAGATTTCCGGCAGGAAGCTTCAAAGCCGGGAAGATTATCAGCTATTGTGGGATCGGCTGAAAGCCGGGAATGTGGGAACCATTATTCATCTGATGAGCCTCACCGGACGGGAGATTGCAACAGAGGCGGAGCTGCACGAGGCTGGAGAGCGGGGATTTTACAGTCTGTATTCCCTGCTGGACAGCCTGTTTGTGCAGCCTTCTTCCAGGGACCTGAAGCTTGTTCTCGTCTGCGACGAGGCGAATCAGGTCACGGGGGAGGAAGCGGTCCTGCATCCGCATCACGGATGTTTGCTTGGACTGGGCAAGGTGGCGCGGGAAGAATTTCCCCAGGTGCACATCCGCCTGGTGGATGTCGACGGACGCACTCCTCCGGGCAGGATTGTGAACGAATTCAGCCTCCGGGAAGCTCCTTACCAGGTGGCGTACCGGAACGGGCAGCGTTATGTGGAGCGGCTGCGGGAGGCATCGCTTGCGCCGGATGAAGAACATCCCGGCATCCGAGAAGGAGGGGTGTATGTCATCACCGGCGGGACCGGGGGCCTGGGGCTGGAAATCGGGAAGCAGATGAGCCGGATGAGCCGGGTCAAGCTTCACCTCATTGGCCGCCGGGAGCTGCCTGCGCGGGAGAATTGGGCGGAGATCGTTGCGGCAGGAGCCGAGGCGCAGCGGATCCGGCAAATCACAGCGGTTCAAGAGATGGAACGAAACGGGGCCGAGGTGCAGATCCATGCCGCAGATGTCGCCGGGGAAGGGCAGATGCGGAGCCTGCTGGAGCGGATACGCAGCGGATCGGGCGGCATCCGTGGCGTTATTCACGCAGCGGGAGTGGCCGGAGAAGGGCTGCTGGTCCGGAAGAGCGCCGGGCAAATCCGGGAGGTCCTGTCAGCCAAGGTCACCGGAACGTGGGTGCTGGATCAGCTAACGAAGGAAGATGAGCTGGATTTCTTCATGATGTTCTCCAGTATGAACACGGTCACGGGGGGCATGGGGCAGAGCGATTATGTCGCAGCGAACAGCTATCTGGACCTGTACGCCGACTGGATGAGGAAGCAGGGAAGGAAAGGGATCACGGTCAACTGGCCGCTGTGGCAGGAAGTGGGGATGGCCCAGGCGTATGAGGTCGATAACCGCCAAAGCGTATTTGAGAGCCTCACGCCCCGGCAGGGTGCGGCCATTTATGCCGAACTGCTGCAATGTGGCCGGAGCAGGATCATCGTGGGCCAACTGAAACGCCAGCTTGCCCGGGATACTGTCGGGCAGAGCCTGATGAACGATTACGTGCTGTCGGATACGTTGGCAAGTGCCTTCCGCACCCGTATAGAGCATCGACAGGAGGAAACGGAGCGGCAGGTTTCAGACCCTCTCCCTGTACGCATTCTTGACAAGGATGAAGCGGAGCTGTCCGCCACCGAAAGGGAAGTCGCCATGATCTGGGGACAGGTGCTTGGTGTCGATGAAATTGGCTTATCTGCCAAATTCAACAATATGGGCGGCAACTCCATCCTCGCCGTCGATTTATTCAGACGGCTGGAAGCCAAATACGGCAAGATCGTAAATATCTCGGATGTGTTCACTTATGCAACCATTGCGGAAATGGCGGATTACCTGGATACAAGGCAGCAACAGCAGAATGGGACATCTGCGGCAGAACCCTCGACACTGGCATTATTGCAGCGGTTAGCGAACCAGGAGATTTCGATGAACGAAGCCCTTGAAACGTACAAAACGAAATCAGGAGGCGTGTCATGA
- a CDS encoding beta-ketoacyl synthase N-terminal-like domain-containing protein, which yields MTAAEKLIFELVASQKLTPNDAAVLLEHQQKHEEPVKEKEIAIIGIAGRFPKGEDLGQFWECLQQQRNGIGDFPDARVRDCIGEGLLDDIEADQLFFKGGYLEQIDQFDPAFFQLSPAEAKFMDPLQRLMLEASYQAIEDAGYYYKDLSGTNTGVYIGTDHTWGQWYRDNAAEQDPLLLSGTWSAILSSRISYGLNLKGPSLVIDTSCSSGLVAVHEACRAIQSGVCNLAIAGGIHINYSPVKNPMLDLVESQDYLIRTFDKQANGTVWGEGVGAVILKPLQQAIRDRDHIYGIIKGSAVNNDGASDGITAPNARAQEEVICQAWEEAGIDPQTITYVEAHGTGTQLGDSIEIDGLTKAFSRYTQKKQFCAIGTVKTNIGHTVGASGLASLLKIMLAFQHQKLPASLNFVAANPFIDFFASPVYVNDRLQDWTAAEAPRVAGISSFGFSGTNCHMIVQEAPDTRKLADTRDQAPLYLLPLSAKDDQVLLRLVEDYTRYISRHAGINLQDLCYTASTGRGHYNHRLVILFTGYADLLQKLEHLQKHNLASGEDVLCQSHEVAAHGGIAPDEPGPARRLTEREKQSLTLEAARLLKTFALPQEGPASYRSIGELYVSGAAIDWNLMYQGLPCRRLNLPAYPFHRIRCWAEKRGLGHPQHLHLPQAPGHPLLRGNVCETSGQVVYTATFSAAADWVLHEHQVGREYVLPGTAYIELLLEIGRRQGGRSIIKHLAFLQPFSMQEEEDTHDLQIVVSNDKDDSEFYIESKDRTDGTWRRHAEGKLCRPSRDRKPYDLPALLEAFHTYPKITGVETSGGYITTGARWNNIKELRAGAEECLVAVGLGEAFREEAAHYHYHPALLDNAVNIAIRSIDDQLYLPFYYQEIRVYGRIPADIYSVVRRQDRGQGNQTATFDIDILNPAGEVLAEIEGYTIKQVQAQGPAGMYYEKDWMVQEGELSPDADRETSRETVAVFTGEGRLQTGSWSRFVHSMDR from the coding sequence ATGACAGCAGCAGAAAAACTGATTTTTGAACTGGTAGCCTCCCAAAAGCTGACCCCAAACGATGCTGCCGTATTGCTGGAGCATCAGCAGAAGCATGAAGAACCGGTGAAGGAAAAGGAAATTGCCATTATCGGCATAGCCGGCAGATTTCCGAAGGGGGAGGATCTGGGACAATTCTGGGAATGTCTCCAGCAGCAAAGGAACGGTATCGGTGATTTTCCCGATGCACGGGTCCGCGATTGCATAGGTGAAGGTCTGCTCGACGATATAGAGGCAGATCAATTGTTTTTTAAAGGCGGGTACCTGGAGCAGATCGACCAGTTTGATCCTGCTTTTTTTCAACTTTCTCCTGCCGAAGCTAAATTTATGGACCCTCTGCAAAGATTGATGCTGGAAGCTTCTTATCAGGCCATAGAGGATGCAGGCTACTATTACAAAGATTTAAGCGGGACCAATACCGGCGTATATATCGGTACAGACCATACCTGGGGCCAATGGTACAGAGACAATGCCGCAGAACAGGACCCGCTGCTGTTATCCGGCACGTGGTCGGCCATTCTCTCAAGCCGGATTTCCTATGGGCTGAATCTGAAAGGCCCCAGTCTTGTGATCGATACCTCTTGTTCTTCCGGACTGGTAGCCGTTCATGAGGCATGCCGGGCCATTCAGTCGGGCGTGTGCAACCTGGCAATCGCCGGGGGCATTCACATCAATTACAGCCCGGTGAAAAACCCGATGCTTGATCTGGTCGAATCGCAGGATTATCTTATCCGGACATTCGATAAGCAGGCGAACGGCACGGTTTGGGGCGAAGGAGTCGGGGCCGTCATTCTCAAACCGCTGCAGCAGGCCATCCGGGACCGGGACCACATCTACGGGATCATCAAGGGGAGTGCGGTGAACAACGATGGAGCGTCAGACGGCATCACCGCCCCCAATGCCCGCGCACAGGAAGAGGTTATTTGCCAAGCCTGGGAAGAGGCCGGAATCGATCCGCAGACGATCACTTATGTAGAGGCGCACGGCACTGGAACCCAGCTGGGAGATTCCATTGAAATCGATGGCCTCACCAAGGCTTTTTCACGCTACACGCAGAAAAAGCAGTTTTGTGCGATTGGCACGGTAAAAACCAACATTGGGCATACGGTAGGCGCGTCAGGGCTGGCTTCCTTGTTAAAAATAATGCTGGCCTTTCAGCATCAGAAGCTTCCGGCCAGTCTTAATTTTGTTGCGGCGAATCCCTTTATCGATTTCTTTGCCTCCCCCGTTTATGTGAACGACCGGCTTCAGGATTGGACGGCGGCGGAGGCTCCCCGGGTGGCCGGAATCAGTTCGTTTGGCTTCAGCGGGACCAACTGCCATATGATCGTGCAGGAAGCGCCGGACACCCGGAAGCTGGCAGATACACGCGATCAGGCACCGCTGTATTTACTTCCGTTATCGGCAAAAGACGATCAGGTACTCTTAAGGCTGGTGGAGGATTACACACGCTATATCTCCCGCCATGCCGGGATCAATCTGCAAGACCTGTGCTACACAGCCAGTACGGGCCGCGGGCATTATAACCATCGTTTGGTGATCCTCTTCACCGGATATGCGGACCTGCTTCAGAAACTGGAGCACCTCCAGAAACACAATCTCGCTTCCGGCGAGGACGTTCTCTGCCAAAGCCATGAGGTGGCGGCGCACGGCGGGATAGCGCCGGATGAGCCAGGTCCGGCAAGAAGGCTGACGGAACGGGAAAAGCAATCCTTAACGCTTGAGGCAGCCCGGTTGTTGAAAACGTTCGCCCTTCCGCAGGAGGGTCCGGCTTCCTATCGTTCCATAGGAGAGCTGTATGTTTCAGGAGCGGCCATTGATTGGAACCTGATGTATCAAGGTTTACCCTGCCGGCGGCTGAACCTGCCGGCCTATCCGTTCCACCGCATCCGGTGCTGGGCAGAGAAACGCGGCCTGGGGCATCCGCAGCATTTGCATTTGCCCCAGGCGCCAGGGCATCCGCTGCTTCGGGGGAATGTCTGCGAAACCTCCGGGCAGGTGGTATATACCGCAACATTCTCAGCAGCAGCGGATTGGGTGCTGCATGAACATCAGGTCGGCAGGGAATATGTGCTGCCCGGTACAGCGTACATCGAGCTGCTGCTGGAGATCGGGAGGCGGCAGGGCGGGCGGTCTATCATCAAGCATCTCGCCTTTTTGCAGCCGTTCTCGATGCAGGAAGAAGAGGACACTCATGACCTGCAGATCGTCGTGAGCAATGACAAGGACGACAGCGAGTTCTATATCGAGAGCAAGGACCGCACAGACGGCACCTGGCGTAGACACGCGGAGGGAAAACTATGCCGTCCTTCGCGGGACCGCAAGCCGTACGACCTCCCTGCTCTACTGGAAGCCTTCCACACGTATCCAAAGATAACGGGTGTCGAAACCAGCGGAGGTTATATTACCACCGGAGCAAGATGGAACAATATCAAGGAGCTGAGGGCGGGGGCAGAGGAATGCCTGGTGGCCGTCGGGCTTGGCGAAGCGTTCCGGGAAGAGGCTGCTCATTACCATTACCATCCGGCGCTGCTTGACAATGCAGTCAATATTGCCATCCGCAGCATCGACGACCAGCTGTATCTGCCTTTTTATTATCAGGAAATCCGGGTCTATGGCCGGATTCCCGCTGACATCTACAGCGTGGTGAGAAGGCAGGACCGGGGACAGGGGAATCAGACGGCAACCTTTGATATTGACATCCTGAATCCGGCAGGGGAGGTGCTTGCCGAAATTGAAGGCTATACGATCAAGCAAGTGCAGGCCCAAGGACCGGCAGGGATGTATTACGAAAAGGACTGGATGGTGCAAGAAGGTGAACTCTCACCCGATGCTGACCGCGAGACCTCCCGGGAGACGGTCGCGGTCTTCACAGGAGAGGGGAGATTGCAGACCGGCTCCTGGAGCAGATTCGTGCACAGTATGGACAGGTGA
- a CDS encoding SDR family NAD(P)-dependent oxidoreductase, giving the protein MEISGRELRSQEDYQPLWDRLKAGNMGTIIHLLSLTGGEIATEAELHEAGERGFYSLYSLLDSLFVQPSSRDLKLVLVCDEANQVTGEEAVLRPHHGCLLGLGKVAREEFPRVHIRLVDVDGLTPPERIVNEFSRREAPYQVAYRNGQRYVERLREASLAPDEAHPGIQEGGVYVITGGTGGLGLEIGKQLSRMNRVKLHLIGRRELPARERWAEIVAAGAEEQRIRQITAVQEMERNGAEVQIHAADVAEEGPMRSLLERIRSGSGAIRGVVHAAGVAGEGLLVRKTAGQIREVLSAKVTGTWVLDRLTREDELDFFMMFSSMNTVTGGMGQSDYVAANSYLDLYADWMRKQGGRGSRSIGRCGRRWGWPRRMRSITATVCLRASRPGRVWPFTLSCCKRAGAG; this is encoded by the coding sequence ATGGAGATTTCCGGCAGGGAGCTTCGAAGCCAGGAAGATTATCAGCCATTGTGGGACCGGCTGAAAGCCGGGAATATGGGAACCATTATCCATCTGCTGAGCCTCACCGGAGGGGAGATTGCAACGGAGGCGGAGCTGCATGAGGCTGGAGAGCGGGGGTTTTACAGTCTGTATTCCCTGCTGGACAGCCTGTTTGTGCAGCCTTCTTCCAGGGACCTGAAGCTTGTTCTCGTCTGCGACGAGGCGAATCAGGTCACGGGAGAGGAAGCGGTCCTGCGTCCGCATCACGGATGCCTGCTTGGACTGGGCAAGGTGGCGCGGGAAGAATTTCCCCGGGTGCACATCCGCCTGGTGGATGTCGACGGACTCACCCCGCCGGAGAGGATTGTGAACGAATTCAGCCGCCGGGAAGCGCCCTATCAGGTGGCGTACCGGAACGGACAGCGTTATGTGGAACGGCTGCGGGAGGCATCGCTTGCGCCGGATGAAGCGCATCCCGGCATCCAAGAAGGCGGGGTGTATGTCATCACCGGCGGGACCGGGGGCCTGGGGCTGGAAATCGGGAAGCAGCTGAGCCGGATGAACCGGGTCAAGCTTCACCTCATCGGCCGCCGGGAGCTGCCTGCGCGGGAACGCTGGGCAGAGATTGTTGCGGCAGGAGCCGAGGAGCAGCGAATCCGGCAAATCACAGCGGTTCAAGAGATGGAACGAAATGGGGCCGAGGTGCAGATCCATGCCGCAGATGTCGCGGAGGAAGGGCCAATGCGGAGCCTGCTGGAGCGGATACGCAGCGGATCGGGAGCCATCCGCGGGGTCGTTCACGCTGCGGGAGTGGCCGGAGAAGGGCTGCTGGTCCGGAAGACCGCCGGGCAAATCCGGGAGGTCCTGTCGGCCAAGGTCACCGGAACGTGGGTGCTGGATCGGCTTACACGGGAGGATGAGCTGGATTTCTTCATGATGTTCTCCAGTATGAACACGGTAACGGGGGGCATGGGGCAAAGCGACTATGTGGCAGCGAACAGCTATCTGGATCTGTATGCCGACTGGATGAGGAAGCAGGGAGGAAGGGGATCACGGTCAATTGGCCGCTGTGGCAGGAGGTGGGGATGGCCCAGGCGTATGAGGTCGATAACCGCCACAGTGTGTTTGAGAGCCTCACGCCCCGGCAGGGTGTGGCCATTTACACTGAGCTGCTGCAAGCGGGCCGGAGCCGGGTGA
- a CDS encoding acyl carrier protein, translating to MAQAYEVDNRHSVFESLTPRQGVAIYTELLQAGRSRVIVGQLKRQLVRETVGQSLMNDYVLSESLNKQLRKSLHNAQKLAGMPDRTEIIIKDANQLQMTQSHKEIVQILARVLDVQELSIFANFEDLGWNSLLAVRLHKELDAVFPGLFAISDVFSYPTVHDMAAFLERKRTVPHQREMTIEQVMSDLENGIVTAEEAEALIKEISETVERKL from the coding sequence ATGGCCCAGGCGTATGAGGTCGATAACCGCCACAGTGTGTTTGAGAGCCTCACGCCCCGGCAGGGTGTGGCCATTTACACTGAGCTGCTGCAAGCGGGCCGGAGCCGGGTGATCGTGGGCCAGCTGAAACGCCAGCTTGTCCGGGAAACTGTCGGGCAGAGTCTGATGAATGATTATGTGCTGTCCGAGAGCTTGAACAAGCAGCTGAGAAAATCCCTGCACAATGCGCAGAAGCTTGCCGGAATGCCAGACCGGACAGAGATCATCATTAAGGATGCGAATCAGCTCCAAATGACCCAGAGTCATAAAGAAATCGTGCAAATTCTGGCAAGGGTGCTGGACGTGCAGGAGCTGAGCATTTTTGCCAATTTTGAGGACCTGGGCTGGAATTCCCTGCTTGCGGTGAGGCTTCATAAGGAGCTGGATGCGGTTTTCCCTGGCCTTTTTGCCATCTCGGATGTCTTTTCCTACCCTACGGTTCATGACATGGCTGCATTTCTGGAACGCAAAAGAACGGTTCCGCATCAACGGGAGATGACCATAGAACAAGTTATGAGCGATTTGGAGAACGGAATTGTTACAGCGGAAGAAGCAGAGGCGTTGATCAAGGAGATCAGTGAGACCGTAGAGAGAAAGCTGTAG
- a CDS encoding Gfo/Idh/MocA family protein — protein sequence MSNTKVISIGMIGAGWVAEHGHLPGFLSLEGVSIRAVYDPDASRAAHLAEQAGAKACTSLSEIDEIPLDAVLVCTPNHTHYELAKHFLQQGIHVLCEKPMTTTAEEAGSLRRIAESSGAVLLMGFVNRYRDDIRELRSRITSGQIGDVQICEVIWRRKRGFPPRKLVYAAKDVWRRCAY from the coding sequence GTGTCCAATACAAAAGTTATTTCCATTGGAATGATCGGAGCAGGCTGGGTTGCCGAGCATGGCCATCTCCCCGGCTTTTTATCGCTGGAGGGCGTATCGATTAGGGCTGTTTATGATCCGGATGCGTCCCGGGCCGCTCATTTGGCTGAACAGGCAGGCGCGAAGGCGTGCACCAGCCTTTCTGAAATCGATGAGATCCCATTAGATGCTGTCCTTGTGTGCACGCCCAATCACACGCATTACGAACTGGCCAAGCACTTTCTGCAGCAAGGAATCCATGTTCTGTGCGAGAAACCTATGACCACAACCGCCGAAGAAGCCGGCTCATTGCGAAGGATCGCTGAATCTTCAGGGGCTGTGCTGTTAATGGGATTCGTGAACCGTTACCGGGACGATATCCGTGAATTGCGCTCAAGAATCACATCGGGACAGATTGGAGATGTACAGATATGTGAGGTCATCTGGCGCAGAAAAAGGGGATTCCCGCCCCGGAAGCTGGTTTACGCAGCAAAAGATGTCTGGAGGCGGTGTGCTTATTGA